Genomic DNA from Gemmatimonadota bacterium:
GAAGTCGAAGATCGCGTGCTCATGTGCCGTCCTCCTGGCAAAGGGGATTCCTGAAGAGATGTAAGTACATGAGCCCCCCCACGATAGTCCCTGGCCAAGACAACGGTCGAGAGGCCCTGAGCTCTAGCAGCTCACCTCTGTCAGCGCCTGTTTTGCTCGGCCTGGCTCTCTTCGAAACGTGCGCCGGTCAGCATGGCGGCCATGGAGTAGTTGCCCTCATGACACGCAAACTCGTAGAGGTAGTCGTGGAACTTCTTGAACGGAAGCTCGCCGCCCCACGACTGAGTGTAGGTCTCCGGATCGTCGATCGTGAACTCGTATAGGATCGTCTCCTCGTCGATCCTGTTGAAGCGCTCGGTCACCTTCAGACCGGCCGCGGCGGGGATGCCGTTGAACTCCTGCATCGGATGGAAATTGGTCGTCTCGACAACGAGCACATCCCCCTCCCAATGACCCCAAGAATCGCCCATCCACGGCCTTATATGAGCAGGCAACCGATCGGGCTCGCCGAGCTGGATGATCCGAGTGTCGTGGATGACCTCGGCGTTGATCATCACGTAGTCCGCGGTCTGGACGATCGTGTAGTTGTTGTTGTAGCGGCCGTTGGGGAGCATCGGCGGGCCTACGTTCGGGCCGAACATGAGGCAGCGATCCGTCAGCGTGCGTAGCTCGGGGTGGTCGGATTGCCCGAACTGCCTCCTGAAGTCTCTCCGCTCCTGCCGCAGCCGCTGGGCCTCTGCTGTGAGGGAGGGCCTGCGGCCGTTCGACGGATTCGTGATGAGCGAGCTCCGGGCCTCTCCGTTGATGACGGCTACCAGGTCACCTCGATGGTACCAGACCTGGTTGTAACCGACGATCGTGATGCCCGCCTCCGGTGGCGGACGGTCCGGGTCGCTCGGCTGGGCGTCGACGATGTAGCGGTCCTCTGCCCGCCCTTCGAGCCGGGCAACCTGTTCGGCGGTAAAGGTCGGCCCCTCCTGGTTCCTACCCCGCTGGAGTGGAGTGAGCGTCGCGTTGTTCCAGTTTCCCTGCAGGTCCGGATGACCATCGGGGGTCCGGGGCATCACCCACTGCTGAGCGGCGGCGGGGGAGAGAGGTCCTGCCGCGGCGATGGCGAGGCACAGGCCCAGAAGCGAAGTCGACGATCGTAGGCTCATCTGCCGTCCTCCTGGCTAGGCGATTCGTGGTAACGTCACTATAGCGACCGCAAAGGCGTGGCACGAGGGTGGAAGAGGGCCGTCGGTTCCTTTCCCTTCCACCCGCAAAAAAAGGAGCCGCCATTAGCGCATCCGGTTTGCCTACCCTTTACCGAGCGGATCTCGGCGGACACATTGAGCGCCAGTACCATCCGGGCAACTGATACCGAGAGGAAGACCATGCTGAACTCCACCACCGAACGTCGGCTCAAGGCTCTCGTCGTACTGCTCCCCGCCCTCTTGCTCGGTCTGAACATGGAAAACGCAGAGGCACAATTCAACGAAGGATTCCCGTACGAGACACTGCGTTCCCCGGCCATGGGCCTCCGCGGGGTCGTGGCCACGAGCCAACCGCTGGCCGCGAACGCCGGACTCGACATCCTGAAGAAGGGCGGCAACGCCATCGACGCGGCGGTCGCTACCGCCGCCGTGCTGACCCTGGTCGAGCCCAACAGCACGAGCCTCGGCGGCGACGCGTTCATCATGATCTACATCGCGGCGGAAGATAAGCTGGTCGGCATCAACGCGAGCGGACGCTCCCCATACACGATGACGCTCGACGCTCTCAACGAACGTCTGGACAAGCACGACATGAATAGCATCCGTGGTATCTACTCGGTCTCGGTGCCCGGTGCGGTCGACGGATGGTTCGAGGTGCTCGAGAAGTACGGGACGATGACCATGGCCGAGGTCCTCGAACCGGCGATCTACTATGCGGAAAATGGCTTCGCCGTCTCGCCCATCATCGCAGGCGCCTGGCGCGGGCTCGAACGGAATCAGGAGCCCTCCACGAGGGCTGCGCTGCTCATCGACGGTGAACGCGCGCCCAGGGCCGGCGACGTGTTCCGCAACCCGGATCTGGCTCACTCGTTCAGGTTGCTCGCCGAACACGGCAGGGACGCCTTCTACAAAGGACCCATCGCGGAAGCGATCGTGGCGTACTCGGACTCGCACGACGGCTTCCTCACCATGAAGGACTTCGCGGATCACACCTCGACGTGGGTCGAGCCGATCTTCGCCGACTACGGGGACTACCGGCTCTACGAGCTGCCGCCCAACGGGCAGGGCATCGCGGCGCTCGAGATGATCAAGATCCTCGGCAACGTCGACCTCGGTGCGATGGGCCATAACTCCGCGGAGTACCTCCATCACATCATCGAAGCCAAGAAGCTCGCCTACGCAGACATCGCCAAGTGGAACGCGGATCCGGAGTTCAACGATCTCCCGATCGAGGAGATGATCTCTACCGAATACGCCCGCCAGCAATTCGAGCGCATCGACCCGAACAGGGCCATGCGACGTCCCGAGTCGGGCATCAACGGAAACGGAGACACGATCCTGCTCGAGGTCATGGACAAGGACCACAACGCCGTCTCGTTCATCTACAGCATCTACGGGGGCTTCGGCTCCGGCCTCGTCGCTCCGGGGACCGGCTTCCCGCTACAGAACCGGGCCGCGCTCTTCTCGCGTGAGCCCGGCCACGTCAACGTGGTCGAGCCGCACAAGCGCCCCTTCCACACGATCATCCCGGCGATGGCGTTCAAGGACGGCGAGTTCTTGATGACCTTCGGGGCCATGGGCGGCGCCGTTCAGCCCCAGCAGCACGTGCAGATCTTCCTCAACGTCGTCGAATTCGGAATGAACGCGCAGCAAGCCGTCGAGATCCCTCGGATCAATCACGGCGGCGGGATGAACGTGACCGTCGAGCCCGGCATCGACGAGGCGGTATTGGTCCAGCTCGAGGCGATGGGTCACGAGATCCGGCGGAGAACGACCCGCGGAGGGGTGGGAGGCGCGCAGATCATCATCTTCGATCGGGAGACCGGTGCGATGATCGGGGGGTCGACACCGCACAAGGACGGGATGGCGGTGGTGTACTAGGGACCATCACCATCTGGGGGCGTGATATGAGAACGACCCACATCGCGGGAGGGCTATTCCGTAATGCCCTCCTGGCTGTGCTCTTGACGGCCGGGGGGTACTCGGAGGGTCGATCGCAAGAGCCAGCCCAGTCACCGGATGATCCGCTCGTAATCAATCTCGACGACATTGAGTGGGGCCCGCCCGGCAACACACCTCGCTTCGCGCAAGGCACCCGGACGGCGCAGCTCGGCACGGATCCGGACAGCGGCGGGCCGATCTACTATGCCAAGTTCCCCGCGGGCTCGCACTTCGACCTGCACTGGCACACCCATACCGAGTACGTCGCGGTTCTGGGCGGGAACGTCACGTTGGTACTCGGCGAGGAGACCCACTCACTCTCGCCAGGGAGCTATGTAGTGATCCCTGCGCGGATGAATCACTCCTGGGACGTTCCTTCCGGCGGCGCCGACGCCGTGATACTGGTGCGGCGGCGCGGCCCGGCCGACTTCAATTTCGTCGAGCGGTAACGCTGGTCGACCGACTCATCACCCGTCCACGGCGCCGTAGCGGCGCAGGACGTCGGCGACCTCGTCGCTGGCCATCGAGAGCGACGAATCGACGTCGGAATTGGGGGAACTGAACAACGCGCCCGCAGCGATGAGATCCTCCGCGATCCCGGCGTAGTCACCCTCCGGGTTGCGGCACCATGTCGATCCGTGGGCGACCCAACCCAGCGCTGTTGCGCCATGCGTGTCATCGAGCACCTCGAGGGACGGTCCCGCCGCCAGTAGGATCCGGACGGTGGAACGATGGCCGCTCCAGGCCGCCATGTGCAGGGCGGTCGTTCCATCGGCATCCTTCGCATCGATCGGGACGCCGAACTCGAGCAGGAGTCGAACGGCTTCGTCGTTCGGAATACCCGCCGCCGCAGGGAGAATCCGCTGCTGCTCGGGGGTCAGGCGCTGGACCAGGTCCGGGTCCTTCGAGAGCAGTGACTGCGCGCCGACGCGATTGCCTGCACCGCATTCGGCGAGAAAGCGCTCGGTCGGATCGAGTGTCACCTCGCCGCCGTGCTCCGCGAGCAGCGTCGCGCCCTCGATATTTCCGTGGAGGATCGCGAGCTGGTAGGCGGTTTTCCCGTCCTTCCGCTTCGTATCTACGTCGGCGCCGTGGTCGAGGAGAAGCCTGAGCGACTCCACGCCCCAGCCGTTCCGCACCGCGAGTTGTAGCGCAGTCTCTTCCTCTTCGGTGCTGGTGCGGTTGGGATCCGCGCCGTGCTCCAGGAGCCAGCGAATGCCCCGTAGGGTCGTCTGCGACCCCACGTGAGCCTGGCGGTAGCCGAAGAGAAAGTAGATCGGTCGGTTGCCGTAGGGGTTTGGATCCGCGTTGACGTCGGCCCCATGCGCTACGAGCATCGCCAAACACTCGTCGTTCATGGCCTCGGCCGCATGGAAGATCGACTCGGCATCATTGGGTTCGGCTCCGCGCTCGAGTAACAGACGCGCGACGGCTGGCTGGTTCGAGTCACCGGTCGCCCCGCAGAGCGCCGGGACCCGGCTTTCCGGATCCTTGGTATCGAACAGGTAGTGGCTGTTCGGATCGGCCCCTAAGTCGAGCAGCCGCTCGGCGATCTCGGCCAGCGCTCCGCGACGCTTCTCACCTTCTCCGGCGAATCGGGAGAAAGCGACGTAGAGGATCGGCGGCCAGCCGAGACTGCCGCCTGGCGCGCTCGCCAGCTTCGGATCCTCTTCCAGGAGCGCGAGCGCCCGAACACTGTCGCCAGTCGCGCAGGCGGCGTACAGGTCCGCCTGGGCGAGTCCGACATCGTGCTCGAGCATCCGATTCGCTTGTTCGAGAGAGCCCCCACATGCCTGCTGGAGGAACATCTTCAGACGATCGGAGAAGCTCGCGCTCATCTGTTCGATGCGTAGCGTCAGACGGGGCCAACTCGAGAACCCGTATTCACGGGCGATCACGAGCTGGGCGTCGGCGAGCCGGACCTCATCGGGTGCGATCGTCTCGTCTCCGCGGTGCTGGAAGCGGGGATGATGAGTACTTAGACGCGTAAGCGCCGTCGCGTCGGCACCGCGTAGATCGCGGAGCAGCGACTTGGCGCGCTTGCGATTGGACTCGAGACTGGGCTCATCTGGAAGGGAACCGACGAACGCCATGGTCAGGGGTCCAGCGGTCGGTAGTTGACCCCGAGCGCCTCGAGCCGGTCGAAGTGCCAATCCAGGCGCTCGACGAAGCCGTCGAAGTCTCTGCTGTCCGTGGGCGACCAGACGACCTCGGAGAGCGCCAACATGCGCGGGAAGACCATGTACTCCACGTAGGCCTCGGTCGTCATGTACTCCGTCCAGACGTTCGCCTGAGCCCCGAGGATGTGCCTGGCCTCGGTGGGCGTCAGCTCCGCGGGGACGGGCTCGTACGAGTAGACGGTATCGAGCGGCAGGAAGCCGCCTATTGCGAGCGGCTCACTCTCCTGGTCCTCCGTTTGGTAGAAATCGAAGTAGAGGTGGCTGTACGGCGTCATGACCACGTCGTGTCCTTGCCTGGCCGCCTCGATTCCGCCGATGGTCCCCCGGTACGACATGACCGTCGCGTTCGGTGCCAAACCACCCTCGAGGATCTCGTCCCACCCGATGAGTCGACGCCCGTTCGCATTCAGAAAGCGCTCGATACGCCGGATGAACCAGCTCTGCACTTCGTTCTCGTCTACGAGGCCCTCGCGTTCCATGAGCTCTTGGACGAACTCGCTCTCCTCCCAGCGCTCCTTCGGCGCCTCGTCCCCACCCACGTGGATCAGCTCGCCCGGGAAGAGCTCGATGACCTCGGTGAGTACGTTCTCGAGGAACGTGAAGGTCTCTTCCGAGGGGCAGTAGATGTCCTCGAAGACGCCCCACGTCATCCCCACCTCGAAGGGGCCTGGGGTGCAGGCGAGCTCAGGGTAGGCGGCGAGCACCGCCAGGGAGTGCCCTGGCATCTCGATCTCCGGAACGATCGTCACGTAGCGCGCTTCGGCGTACGCCACGATGTCGCGGATCTCGTCTTTCGTGTAGAAGCCGCCGTACCGCTTGCCATCCCCGTTGAACTCGTCACGGCCGTGTCCGACGTGGGTCTGCGCGCGGTACCCGCCCACCTCGGTCAGCAGCGGATAACGGTCGATCTGGATGCGCCAGCCCTGGTCCTCGGTCAGGTGCCAGTGAAAGCGATTGATCTTGTAACGCGCGAGCATGTCGATGTAGCGCTTCACGAAGTCCGGACCGTAGAAGTGCCGAGCCACGTCGAGGTGCATCCCGCGGTACGGGAAGCGGGGGGCGTCGTCGATTCGTACGGAGCGAACCTCGAGCGGCGCCGCAGCCGACCCGGAACCGCGCCCCGGCCCACCGTCCCCCAGCCGCACCCCGTCCCCCAGCCCCACGCCGTCCCCCATCCCCGGGGGGAGGAGCTGCGACAGCGTCTGCAACCCGTAGAAGAGGCCCGCGTGATCACCCGCTGCGATCGAGATGCCCGACTCGGACACCGTGAGTCGGTAGCTCTCCGGACCTCCACTTCCGTCGACACCCACGCGGAGCGCACCGTCTGCGGAAAAGGGTAACGGGAGCCCCGTGCCGACCCGGGCCAGAGCTCCACCACCTCCCGAGCCTCGTCATCACTCGGGTCGGTCAGCGTTATGGCACTCGACTCGTCGAGGACGAAGACACCTTCCCCTGCCTCAAAGCTCCGCGGTATCGGCACGATACTGTGGGGCGGTTCGCGGTCACACGCGGACATGGCGACCGCGCTCATCAACAACAGACCCAGAACGTCCCAGTGCCTCACAGTGGCCTCGCAAGCATTCGACACCTCCTCCAGGAGAGGCTTTCACCGACTTACTCATATATGCAAAGCCCTACTCCCCGAGCATAGCGTTACTTGGACCTGCCTTCTGGTCACTTGGGCCTGCGCTAGGTCGCTTAGGCCTGCCTCCTGGTCGTCCTCGGCCGAGGACCTCAAACGTCCCCTCGGGGGGACAACGACCCCAGGGCTCACCGCGGAGCACCGCCAGAATGGCCATCAGGGCTCGAAGTGACGACTGGCACGGCCTTTGCCCAATGAGCAGCTGGCCGTGGGTCCCTTTGCTTGGCTGGATCCCATGGTTCAAGAGCGATTCCGACATGAAGAGGACCCGACATGAACGCGATGGCTATTCCCGCTGAGGCGGAGAACACTAAATCCGAGAAATCCGAGACGGCGAACGACCGATTCAAGAAGTCCTTCGGATCGTGGCTCTGGGGCTCGATGATCGCAGCGACGGTTTTCCATTTTATGCTCTTTCAGTTCTGGCCGACGCAGACGGCGGCGGACATCTCTTTCACGGCCGGAGAGTTGGAGGTGATCGACGTTCTTCCGAAGATCGAGATTCCGCCGCCACCCGAGGCGATTTCCCGGCCCGCGACACCCGTGATGGCCCTGAGGGAAATCGACACCGATATCACCATCGCCCCGACCACGTTCGCGGACAATCCTGTGGAGGTGTTGGCGCCGCCGCCCACCAACGACGGAGCGGTAGATGTATCATCCGCTCCGGTATTCACGCCGATGACCGTACACCCGGAGATCAAGAACAGGCGGGAGGTCCAGGCGGCCTTGATGAGGGAGTATCCTCCCTTGCTTCGGAATGCCGGAATCGGTGGGCAGGTGGTCGTCTGGTTCTTCATTTCCGAAGAAGGCCAAGTGCTGGACAGGAGAGTTGCTCGGAGCTCGGGTCACATCCAGCTGGACGAGGCGGCCCTTCAGGTGGCGGACGTCTTCAGGTTTTCGCCGGCTCTGAACCGGGAAAAGGTCGTCCAGGTCTGGATTCAGTTGCCGATTACTTTCCGGGTCCAGTAGCGGGCCCCCGCGGTCCGGATCCCCTATTCGGGAGCCCTACCTCGAATAACTGATCCGATAAATTACCCCGGCTCCGTCGTCGGTTAACAGCAGCGCGCCGTCCGGCATCACGAGCACGTCTACGGGCCGTCCCCACGCCGTGTTGTTTTCCTGAAGCCAACCTTCCGCAAACACCTCGTATTCGACGGGGCGATTGCCGTCCAGGTGCACGACCATCAGTCGATAACCCGTGTGTCCGGCTGCCGG
This window encodes:
- the ggt gene encoding gamma-glutamyltransferase, coding for MLNSTTERRLKALVVLLPALLLGLNMENAEAQFNEGFPYETLRSPAMGLRGVVATSQPLAANAGLDILKKGGNAIDAAVATAAVLTLVEPNSTSLGGDAFIMIYIAAEDKLVGINASGRSPYTMTLDALNERLDKHDMNSIRGIYSVSVPGAVDGWFEVLEKYGTMTMAEVLEPAIYYAENGFAVSPIIAGAWRGLERNQEPSTRAALLIDGERAPRAGDVFRNPDLAHSFRLLAEHGRDAFYKGPIAEAIVAYSDSHDGFLTMKDFADHTSTWVEPIFADYGDYRLYELPPNGQGIAALEMIKILGNVDLGAMGHNSAEYLHHIIEAKKLAYADIAKWNADPEFNDLPIEEMISTEYARQQFERIDPNRAMRRPESGINGNGDTILLEVMDKDHNAVSFIYSIYGGFGSGLVAPGTGFPLQNRAALFSREPGHVNVVEPHKRPFHTIIPAMAFKDGEFLMTFGAMGGAVQPQQHVQIFLNVVEFGMNAQQAVEIPRINHGGGMNVTVEPGIDEAVLVQLEAMGHEIRRRTTRGGVGGAQIIIFDRETGAMIGGSTPHKDGMAVVY
- a CDS encoding cupin domain-containing protein; the protein is MRTTHIAGGLFRNALLAVLLTAGGYSEGRSQEPAQSPDDPLVINLDDIEWGPPGNTPRFAQGTRTAQLGTDPDSGGPIYYAKFPAGSHFDLHWHTHTEYVAVLGGNVTLVLGEETHSLSPGSYVVIPARMNHSWDVPSGGADAVILVRRRGPADFNFVER
- a CDS encoding ankyrin repeat domain-containing protein, producing MAFVGSLPDEPSLESNRKRAKSLLRDLRGADATALTRLSTHHPRFQHRGDETIAPDEVRLADAQLVIAREYGFSSWPRLTLRIEQMSASFSDRLKMFLQQACGGSLEQANRMLEHDVGLAQADLYAACATGDSVRALALLEEDPKLASAPGGSLGWPPILYVAFSRFAGEGEKRRGALAEIAERLLDLGADPNSHYLFDTKDPESRVPALCGATGDSNQPAVARLLLERGAEPNDAESIFHAAEAMNDECLAMLVAHGADVNADPNPYGNRPIYFLFGYRQAHVGSQTTLRGIRWLLEHGADPNRTSTEEEETALQLAVRNGWGVESLRLLLDHGADVDTKRKDGKTAYQLAILHGNIEGATLLAEHGGEVTLDPTERFLAECGAGNRVGAQSLLSKDPDLVQRLTPEQQRILPAAAGIPNDEAVRLLLEFGVPIDAKDADGTTALHMAAWSGHRSTVRILLAAGPSLEVLDDTHGATALGWVAHGSTWCRNPEGDYAGIAEDLIAAGALFSSPNSDVDSSLSMASDEVADVLRRYGAVDG
- a CDS encoding beta-N-acetylhexosaminidase: MARVGTGLPLPFSADGALRVGVDGSGGPESYRLTVSESGISIAAGDHAGLFYGLQTLSQLLPPGMGDGVGLGDGVRLGDGGPGRGSGSAAAPLEVRSVRIDDAPRFPYRGMHLDVARHFYGPDFVKRYIDMLARYKINRFHWHLTEDQGWRIQIDRYPLLTEVGGYRAQTHVGHGRDEFNGDGKRYGGFYTKDEIRDIVAYAEARYVTIVPEIEMPGHSLAVLAAYPELACTPGPFEVGMTWGVFEDIYCPSEETFTFLENVLTEVIELFPGELIHVGGDEAPKERWEESEFVQELMEREGLVDENEVQSWFIRRIERFLNANGRRLIGWDEILEGGLAPNATVMSYRGTIGGIEAARQGHDVVMTPYSHLYFDFYQTEDQESEPLAIGGFLPLDTVYSYEPVPAELTPTEARHILGAQANVWTEYMTTEAYVEYMVFPRMLALSEVVWSPTDSRDFDGFVERLDWHFDRLEALGVNYRPLDP
- a CDS encoding TonB family protein, yielding MNAMAIPAEAENTKSEKSETANDRFKKSFGSWLWGSMIAATVFHFMLFQFWPTQTAADISFTAGELEVIDVLPKIEIPPPPEAISRPATPVMALREIDTDITIAPTTFADNPVEVLAPPPTNDGAVDVSSAPVFTPMTVHPEIKNRREVQAALMREYPPLLRNAGIGGQVVVWFFISEEGQVLDRRVARSSGHIQLDEAALQVADVFRFSPALNREKVVQVWIQLPITFRVQ